A portion of the Bosea sp. NBC_00550 genome contains these proteins:
- a CDS encoding LysR family transcriptional regulator: MDVSRLPLNALRAFEASARLGSLTKAGMELRVGQTAISHQIKLLEKDLGFILFERLPRGIALTEEAQALLPVLTDALRRVGDKVHQLRTGGTAEILTIGVVSSFALGWLLPRLQDFNARHPQIEVRIKTNNNRADTLLDGLDLFIRFGDGAWHGTEAVELMQAPLAPVCSPALAMSVRTPADLLAQHLLRSYRQDEWPLWFLTVGLTPPVARGWIFDNSLALVEAAAQGLGVALVPAAMFSRDISSGRIVQPLDLGIVTGAYWMTRLRSRTETSAMVAFKRWIVAEL, translated from the coding sequence ATGGATGTTTCGAGACTGCCGCTCAACGCCTTGCGCGCCTTTGAGGCATCGGCACGGCTCGGTAGCCTGACCAAGGCCGGGATGGAGCTGCGCGTCGGCCAGACCGCTATTAGTCATCAGATCAAGCTGCTTGAGAAGGATCTCGGCTTCATCTTGTTCGAGCGCTTGCCGCGTGGCATCGCCCTGACCGAGGAGGCCCAGGCGTTGCTGCCGGTGCTGACGGATGCGCTACGGCGAGTCGGCGACAAGGTGCACCAGCTGCGTACAGGCGGCACGGCCGAGATTCTCACGATCGGCGTGGTGAGCAGCTTCGCCCTCGGATGGCTCCTGCCGCGCCTGCAGGACTTCAACGCGCGGCATCCGCAGATCGAGGTGCGGATCAAGACGAACAACAACCGTGCCGACACGCTCCTAGACGGCCTCGATCTGTTCATTCGGTTCGGTGACGGCGCCTGGCACGGCACCGAGGCGGTCGAGCTGATGCAAGCCCCGCTTGCTCCGGTCTGCAGCCCTGCGCTCGCCATGTCAGTCCGCACTCCGGCTGACCTGCTGGCCCAGCACCTCCTGCGCTCATACCGCCAGGACGAATGGCCGCTCTGGTTCCTTACCGTGGGGCTGACCCCGCCGGTTGCGCGAGGCTGGATTTTTGATAATTCGCTGGCGCTGGTCGAAGCGGCAGCGCAAGGTCTAGGCGTTGCGCTTGTCCCCGCCGCGATGTTCTCGCGTGATATCTCTTCCGGACGGATCGTACAGCCGCTCGACCTCGGTATCGTCACCGGGGCCTACTGGATGACGCGGCTGAGATCACGGACCGAAACCAGCGCCATGGTGGCCTTTAAGAGGTGGATTGTCGCTGAGCTGTAG
- a CDS encoding M15 family metallopeptidase: protein MLPISLLLTSLALACAAHGQSGTPSADGVYARIPIRDEFGRDQIPMFRSWNPNPVGNHDANLRALDPILANIVRGAQAGLPNLRFVIGSGRRDRDQQGRAVAWGWSRTKSSSHRSGRAVDLWPLDGEGRVVFDPTLQGQIAAAMRKAASDTGVRLRWGGHFGRYKDNDRSHFELAARRHRR, encoded by the coding sequence TTGCTGCCGATCAGCCTCTTGCTGACGAGCCTCGCGCTGGCATGCGCCGCGCACGGCCAATCAGGCACTCCAAGCGCTGATGGTGTCTACGCCAGAATCCCGATCCGCGACGAGTTCGGCCGCGACCAGATTCCGATGTTTCGCTCGTGGAACCCGAACCCGGTGGGAAATCACGACGCCAACCTGCGTGCGCTCGACCCAATCCTCGCCAATATCGTTAGAGGGGCGCAAGCCGGCCTTCCGAACCTGCGCTTTGTCATTGGCTCGGGCCGGCGTGACCGAGATCAACAAGGTCGGGCCGTGGCCTGGGGATGGTCGAGGACGAAAAGCTCTTCGCATCGCTCCGGACGGGCTGTGGATCTCTGGCCGCTCGACGGGGAGGGGCGTGTCGTCTTCGATCCGACGCTTCAGGGCCAAATCGCCGCGGCCATGAGAAAGGCCGCCTCGGACACTGGGGTCCGGCTTCGCTGGGGCGGTCACTTTGGTCGCTACAAGGACAATGACCGGTCGCATTTTGAACTGGCGGCGAGGCGTCATCGCAGATGA
- a CDS encoding LysR family transcriptional regulator has protein sequence MRSFDPVSLRLFVAVCEEGIIAAAAQREAIVPSAVSKRLAHMESEAGVRLFERGRRGVTVTAAGEALCRYARESLQMLDRIKSDLGAFAQGVQGHVRVFGSKSALAQFLPNDIGRFAKMYRDVRVSMEEREIWEVVRGVEEGRADIGVCWDAVDFRDLTLFPYHRDHLAVVVPEGHPLASRDSVAFSETLDYEHVDILARSIMQQRQRSAAGAAGKQLIHRIQVSTVDAAYRIVAAGLAVAIVPGEEARAVQQALCLTVVPLTDPWARRQFVISVRNKGLSLPASLLVEKLRDAAGGGNTHQRAHPSGDR, from the coding sequence ATGCGCAGTTTCGACCCCGTGTCCTTGCGCTTGTTCGTAGCCGTCTGCGAGGAGGGCATCATCGCGGCCGCAGCCCAGAGGGAAGCGATCGTGCCCTCGGCCGTCAGCAAGCGCCTCGCCCATATGGAAAGCGAAGCCGGCGTCAGATTGTTTGAACGTGGTCGCCGAGGCGTGACGGTCACGGCCGCGGGCGAGGCGCTCTGCCGCTATGCGCGCGAGTCGCTGCAGATGCTCGACCGGATCAAATCGGACCTCGGCGCCTTTGCGCAGGGTGTGCAGGGCCACGTTCGCGTTTTCGGCAGCAAGTCGGCGCTCGCCCAGTTTCTACCCAATGATATTGGTCGCTTCGCCAAGATGTATCGCGACGTCCGAGTGAGCATGGAAGAGCGGGAAATCTGGGAGGTTGTAAGGGGCGTCGAAGAGGGACGAGCCGACATCGGCGTTTGCTGGGATGCGGTGGACTTCCGAGATCTGACCCTCTTTCCCTATCACCGGGATCACCTCGCCGTCGTTGTACCCGAGGGGCACCCGCTTGCCAGCCGCGACTCGGTCGCATTTAGCGAGACCCTGGATTACGAGCACGTCGATATCCTGGCTCGCAGCATCATGCAGCAAAGACAACGGAGCGCCGCAGGAGCAGCCGGAAAGCAGCTGATCCACCGGATCCAGGTGTCGACGGTGGATGCTGCCTACCGGATCGTCGCCGCTGGTCTGGCAGTCGCCATCGTCCCTGGCGAGGAAGCGCGCGCCGTTCAACAGGCACTGTGTCTGACGGTGGTCCCGCTGACCGACCCTTGGGCCCGCCGCCAATTTGTCATCTCGGTAAGGAACAAGGGACTGTCGCTTCCTGCCAGTCTCCTGGTCGAAAAACTCCGTGATGCTGCCGGCGGGGGAAACACTCATCAGCGAGCGCATCCGTCAGGCGATCGTTGA
- a CDS encoding tripartite tricarboxylate transporter substrate-binding protein: MAKLALGILLAAAIATPAAAQNYPSRPITMIVPFAAGGPTDTVARVTAETMGRILGQNIIVENVAGAGGTTGSHRAVRSDPDGHTILLNHLGLATAVTLYRKLAFDPTADLRPVGVVSDASMAIIARPGYQPESLVDLIKDVKARGQDVTFAHSGLGASSQLCGLLFMAAMDKKLTQVPFRGGGPVLQALLANQVDLGCEQATTAAPQLQSKSIKGYAVTSAQRIPALPDLPTVGEGGLPNMEISVWHGLFVPAKTPDSVVQTLSAALAKALQDPTLARRFIDISTVPTPEKATPQSLAQTLKDDIGRWRPLIQAAGQFAD; the protein is encoded by the coding sequence ATGGCGAAACTGGCTCTTGGCATTTTGCTGGCGGCGGCGATCGCGACGCCGGCTGCGGCGCAGAATTATCCTTCACGGCCGATCACGATGATCGTTCCTTTTGCCGCCGGGGGGCCGACCGACACGGTCGCTCGTGTGACCGCGGAAACTATGGGCCGCATTCTGGGCCAGAACATCATCGTCGAGAATGTGGCCGGCGCTGGCGGCACGACCGGCAGTCATCGAGCGGTTCGCTCCGATCCCGATGGGCACACCATCCTGCTCAACCATCTCGGTCTGGCGACGGCTGTCACGCTCTATCGCAAGCTGGCTTTCGATCCGACGGCCGATCTCAGGCCCGTCGGCGTCGTCTCGGATGCCAGCATGGCGATCATCGCCCGACCGGGATACCAGCCTGAATCGCTGGTGGATCTGATCAAGGACGTCAAAGCACGCGGGCAGGATGTGACATTTGCCCATTCTGGCCTGGGCGCCTCCTCGCAACTCTGCGGACTGCTGTTCATGGCCGCCATGGACAAGAAGCTCACTCAGGTGCCTTTCCGGGGCGGCGGGCCAGTACTGCAGGCGCTGCTGGCGAACCAGGTCGACCTTGGCTGCGAGCAGGCCACCACTGCCGCGCCCCAGCTGCAGTCGAAGAGCATCAAGGGCTATGCAGTTACGAGCGCGCAGCGAATCCCCGCGCTTCCTGATCTGCCCACCGTCGGCGAAGGCGGCCTTCCCAACATGGAAATTAGCGTGTGGCACGGCCTCTTCGTGCCTGCGAAGACCCCAGACTCCGTGGTTCAGACTTTGTCGGCCGCGTTGGCGAAGGCGTTGCAGGACCCCACGCTCGCCAGACGTTTCATTGACATTAGCACTGTGCCGACGCCTGAAAAGGCCACGCCGCAGTCCCTGGCGCAGACGCTGAAAGACGACATCGGCCGCTGGCGTCCGCTGATCCAGGCCGCCGGTCAGTTCGCCGACTGA
- a CDS encoding mandelate racemase/muconate lactonizing enzyme family protein, translated as MRIVDIRERTAPIASPIANAFIDFSKMTLSLVAVVTNVIRDGKPVIGYGFNSNGRYGQGGLIRERFAPRVLQAAPNSLLDAEGGNIDPGKVWAAMFTNEKPGGHGERSVAMGTIDMAVWDAVAKIAGKPLFRLLAERHGTQADPKVFVYAAGGYYYPGKGLEGLAAEMEGYLDRGYTVVKMKIGGAPLADDCKRIEAVLKLLPAGSRLAVDANGRFDLDTAIAYAKALRQYDLFWYEEAGDPLDYDLQARLTEHYPGPMATGENLFSMQDARNLIRYGGMRPDRDWLQFDCALSYGLVEYLRTLDMLKENGWSWRRCIPHGGHQMSLNIAAGLGLGGNESYPDLFQPYGGFPDGVRVEAGHIVMPELPGIGFERKSDLIAEMRSLAA; from the coding sequence ATGCGTATCGTCGACATCCGGGAGCGCACCGCTCCGATCGCCTCGCCCATCGCCAATGCCTTCATCGACTTCTCGAAGATGACGCTGAGCCTGGTTGCTGTCGTTACCAACGTCATCCGCGACGGCAAGCCGGTGATCGGCTACGGCTTCAACTCGAACGGGCGCTATGGCCAGGGCGGGTTGATCCGCGAGCGCTTCGCCCCGCGCGTGCTCCAGGCGGCGCCCAACAGCCTGCTCGATGCTGAGGGTGGCAATATCGATCCAGGCAAGGTGTGGGCCGCGATGTTCACCAATGAGAAGCCCGGCGGCCATGGTGAGCGCTCCGTCGCCATGGGCACGATCGACATGGCGGTCTGGGACGCCGTCGCCAAGATCGCCGGCAAGCCGCTCTTCCGGCTGCTGGCGGAGCGCCACGGTACGCAGGCCGATCCTAAGGTCTTTGTCTATGCCGCCGGCGGCTACTACTACCCAGGCAAGGGGCTGGAGGGTCTGGCGGCCGAGATGGAGGGCTATCTCGACCGCGGCTACACGGTCGTGAAGATGAAGATCGGCGGCGCGCCGCTGGCAGACGACTGCAAGCGTATCGAGGCGGTGCTGAAGCTGCTGCCGGCCGGCAGCAGGCTCGCGGTCGATGCCAATGGCCGCTTCGATCTCGATACCGCGATCGCTTATGCCAAGGCGCTGCGCCAGTACGACCTGTTCTGGTACGAGGAGGCCGGCGATCCGCTCGACTACGATCTTCAAGCCAGGCTCACCGAGCATTATCCCGGCCCGATGGCAACCGGCGAGAACCTGTTCTCAATGCAGGACGCACGCAACCTGATCCGCTATGGCGGCATGCGGCCGGATCGCGACTGGCTGCAGTTCGACTGCGCGCTGAGCTACGGCCTCGTCGAGTATCTGCGCACGCTCGACATGCTCAAGGAAAACGGCTGGTCGTGGCGCCGCTGCATCCCCCATGGCGGCCACCAGATGTCGCTGAACATCGCGGCGGGGCTGGGGCTCGGCGGCAACGAGTCCTATCCGGACCTTTTCCAGCCCTATGGCGGTTTCCCGGATGGCGTCCGCGTCGAGGCCGGCCACATCGTCATGCCGGAACTGCCGGGCATCGGCTTCGAGCGCAAGTCGGACCTTATCGCGGAGATGCGTAGCCTCGCCGCGTGA
- a CDS encoding LysR family transcriptional regulator — protein MSIGDLNRLRWFQLVAEERSFTRAAARLGVAQSTLSHSIKQLEAQIGIRLLTRTTRNVALTEAGERLLQTIAPRLMEIDDEIVALSAFRDKPSGSIRLTLSDHALDRVVWPKLKPVLQDYPDVTVELILDSTFRNIVEEGFDAGVRLGESVEKDMIAVRIGPDWRLVAVASPAYLAARGTPRHPKDLVGHACINMRHESAGGLYAWEFEKDGQELRVRVGGQLTFNNSYAMIDAAVSGFGIAYVPNDIVEREMASGALVQVLDDWSPHFDGYFLYYPSRRQNLPAFKVVVEALRHRE, from the coding sequence ATGTCGATCGGCGACCTGAACAGGCTTCGATGGTTCCAGCTCGTGGCGGAGGAGCGCAGCTTTACGCGCGCTGCTGCCCGGCTCGGCGTGGCCCAGTCAACGCTCAGCCACTCCATCAAGCAGCTCGAAGCACAAATTGGCATCCGGCTATTGACGCGGACAACGCGCAATGTGGCGCTGACCGAGGCGGGCGAGCGGCTCTTGCAGACGATCGCGCCACGCCTGATGGAGATCGACGACGAGATCGTCGCGCTGTCCGCGTTTCGCGACAAGCCCTCCGGCTCGATCAGGCTGACGCTATCGGATCACGCCCTGGATCGCGTCGTCTGGCCGAAGCTCAAGCCCGTCCTGCAGGACTATCCCGACGTCACCGTCGAGCTGATCCTCGACAGCACGTTCCGCAACATCGTCGAGGAAGGCTTCGACGCCGGCGTTCGTTTGGGCGAGAGCGTCGAGAAGGATATGATCGCGGTCCGGATCGGGCCTGACTGGCGCCTCGTCGCGGTCGCCTCGCCGGCCTATCTCGCCGCCCGCGGCACGCCGCGCCATCCGAAGGATCTCGTCGGGCACGCCTGCATCAACATGCGCCACGAGAGCGCGGGCGGACTATATGCCTGGGAGTTCGAGAAGGACGGGCAGGAACTGCGAGTGCGGGTGGGTGGTCAGCTCACCTTCAATAACTCCTACGCGATGATCGATGCGGCCGTGAGCGGCTTCGGCATCGCCTACGTCCCAAACGACATCGTCGAGCGAGAGATGGCATCCGGGGCTCTGGTACAGGTGCTCGACGACTGGTCGCCCCACTTCGACGGCTACTTCCTCTATTACCCGAGCCGCCGGCAGAACCTCCCGGCCTTCAAGGTGGTCGTCGAGGCGCTGAGGCACCGGGAGTGA
- a CDS encoding MFS transporter — MAAVTTMNEGRPTAAWGAVLSMALCVAMLIASEFMPVSLLTPMAAGLNATEGQTGQAISVSGLFAIAASMLVTTVAGRLDRKWVLVAMTALMLLSLVLVAAAPNFAMLMLGRALLGICIGGFWALATAVIMRLVPAADMPRALALMYGGQAIAAAFAAPIGSYFGGLLGWRAVFWMLVPIVAVNLAWHVVSLPSLPARGRQDFRGMIGLLARPHFRLGLIAAMLSWGSAFTMFTYLRPFLEQVTGADVAVLSMLLLLLGCAGFAGTWGAGRFFTGSIAPWLRLPALVMGGCTLGLLLLGSSVVAAGMFLAIWGAMNTAMSVIWMTWMSRTVDDAPEAAGSLMVAAIQASILLGAVLGGILLDSLSIAATFAGSVALAAVAVLLIGGGRSLLKPN, encoded by the coding sequence ATGGCAGCCGTTACGACCATGAACGAGGGCAGGCCCACCGCCGCCTGGGGTGCCGTCCTATCGATGGCGCTTTGCGTCGCGATGCTCATCGCCTCGGAGTTTATGCCGGTCAGCCTGCTTACGCCGATGGCGGCCGGGTTGAACGCGACCGAGGGCCAGACCGGGCAGGCGATCTCGGTGAGCGGGCTTTTCGCGATTGCTGCGAGCATGCTCGTCACGACCGTGGCCGGTCGGCTCGATCGCAAATGGGTGCTGGTTGCGATGACGGCGCTCATGCTGCTGTCGCTCGTTCTGGTCGCGGCCGCTCCGAACTTCGCCATGCTGATGCTGGGCCGCGCGCTGCTGGGCATCTGCATCGGCGGCTTCTGGGCGCTGGCCACGGCCGTCATCATGCGGCTGGTCCCCGCCGCCGACATGCCGCGGGCGCTGGCTCTCATGTATGGCGGCCAAGCGATCGCGGCCGCCTTCGCCGCACCGATCGGCAGCTATTTCGGCGGCCTGCTCGGCTGGCGCGCCGTCTTCTGGATGCTGGTCCCGATCGTCGCCGTCAATCTCGCCTGGCACGTGGTCTCGCTGCCTTCTCTCCCCGCCCGCGGCCGGCAGGACTTCCGCGGCATGATTGGCTTGCTTGCGCGACCACATTTCCGGCTCGGCCTCATCGCCGCCATGCTGTCCTGGGGCTCGGCTTTCACCATGTTCACCTATCTGCGCCCCTTCCTGGAGCAGGTCACCGGCGCCGACGTCGCCGTCCTCTCCATGCTGCTGCTCCTGCTGGGTTGCGCCGGATTCGCCGGCACCTGGGGGGCCGGTCGGTTCTTTACCGGCAGCATCGCGCCCTGGCTCAGGCTTCCCGCCCTCGTCATGGGCGGATGCACGCTCGGCCTGCTGCTATTGGGCAGTTCGGTCGTCGCTGCGGGCATGTTCCTGGCGATCTGGGGGGCGATGAACACCGCGATGTCGGTGATCTGGATGACCTGGATGTCCCGGACCGTCGACGATGCCCCGGAAGCCGCCGGCAGCCTGATGGTGGCCGCGATCCAGGCCTCGATCCTGCTGGGCGCGGTCCTCGGGGGCATCCTGCTCGACAGTCTTTCGATCGCCGCGACCTTCGCAGGAAGCGTCGCACTCGCTGCCGTGGCCGTCCTGCTGATCGGCGGCGGCCGATCCCTTCTCAAGCCGAACTGA
- a CDS encoding alpha/beta hydrolase, with the protein MTHEHTASRNDRSARLDRRGLMKLTGVGVAIAAAASLRPNAEAQTQAPSASWDKTFPRSEKVDHRKMTFKNRYGFTLSGDFYLPKARGDGWLAAIAVGGPFGAVKEQSSGLYAQTMAERGFATLAFDGSFTGESTGEPRNVASPDINTEDFSAAVDFLGLQPMVDRERIGVIGICGWGGMALNAVAVDKRVKAVVASTMYDMTRVMSKGYNDSVTLEQRAKTLEQLSRQRWEDAAKGTPAYQPPYNDRKGGEAQFMIDYHDYYRTPRGYHPRAVNSGNSWTQTTPLSFMNMPILTYIKEIAPRPVLFVHGEKAHSRYFAETAYAAAAEPKELMIIPGASHVDLYDKPDAIPFDKLASFFDRHLVA; encoded by the coding sequence ATGACCCACGAACACACAGCATCCCGGAATGATCGATCTGCTCGACTGGACCGTCGCGGCCTCATGAAGCTGACGGGCGTGGGCGTGGCGATCGCCGCCGCCGCCTCACTCCGCCCGAACGCCGAGGCGCAGACACAGGCCCCCTCGGCCAGCTGGGACAAGACCTTTCCTCGCAGCGAGAAGGTCGACCACCGCAAGATGACCTTCAAGAACCGCTACGGCTTCACCCTCTCGGGCGACTTCTACCTGCCCAAGGCTCGCGGCGATGGATGGCTTGCGGCGATCGCGGTCGGCGGACCCTTCGGCGCGGTGAAGGAGCAGTCGTCGGGTCTCTATGCCCAGACCATGGCCGAGCGCGGCTTCGCTACGCTGGCCTTCGACGGGTCGTTCACGGGCGAGAGTACCGGCGAGCCGCGCAACGTCGCGTCGCCGGACATCAACACTGAGGACTTCAGCGCGGCCGTGGACTTCCTCGGCCTGCAGCCGATGGTGGACCGCGAGCGCATTGGCGTCATCGGCATCTGCGGCTGGGGCGGGATGGCGTTGAACGCCGTCGCGGTCGACAAGCGGGTCAAGGCCGTGGTCGCGAGCACGATGTACGACATGACCCGCGTCATGTCGAAAGGGTACAACGACAGCGTGACGCTCGAACAGCGGGCGAAGACGCTGGAACAGCTCAGCCGGCAGCGCTGGGAGGACGCGGCCAAGGGCACGCCGGCCTACCAGCCGCCCTATAACGATCGCAAGGGCGGCGAAGCGCAGTTCATGATCGACTACCACGACTATTATCGCACCCCGCGGGGCTATCACCCGCGGGCGGTGAACTCCGGCAACTCCTGGACCCAGACCACGCCGCTGTCTTTCATGAACATGCCGATTCTCACCTACATCAAGGAGATCGCGCCGCGACCCGTCCTGTTCGTCCACGGCGAGAAGGCGCATTCCAGGTACTTCGCCGAGACCGCCTATGCGGCCGCGGCAGAGCCGAAGGAGCTCATGATCATCCCCGGCGCCAGCCACGTCGACCTCTACGACAAGCCGGACGCGATCCCGTTCGACAAGCTGGCGAGCTTCTTCGACCGGCATCTCGTCGCCTGA
- a CDS encoding cyclophilin-like fold protein, translating to MPLRTIAIASAIFLGTIGAAMAQERIKISSEWGAVTAVLADNAASKALLGMLPLIIPMTDHLRQEKTGSLPSGLPPAARQRAFKNGTIGLWGPDHFVVYYRDGQVPQPGIVILGEVTGGASLFDREGPVSVRVERAD from the coding sequence ATGCCGCTCAGGACCATTGCGATCGCCAGCGCGATATTCCTAGGAACGATCGGAGCAGCCATGGCTCAGGAACGCATCAAGATCTCGTCGGAGTGGGGGGCCGTGACCGCCGTGCTCGCGGACAACGCCGCATCCAAAGCACTGCTTGGCATGCTGCCCCTGATCATCCCCATGACGGACCATCTTCGGCAGGAGAAAACGGGAAGCCTTCCGTCTGGCCTGCCACCCGCAGCGCGGCAGCGGGCTTTCAAGAACGGCACGATCGGACTTTGGGGCCCCGACCATTTCGTCGTGTACTACCGCGACGGTCAGGTCCCGCAGCCGGGCATCGTTATCCTCGGCGAGGTGACGGGCGGCGCCTCGCTCTTCGATCGAGAGGGACCAGTTTCGGTCCGGGTTGAGCGCGCGGATTAA
- a CDS encoding IS1182 family transposase, translating to MMGERRVAQEALFYEFSLERHVPDDHWVRSIDRFVDLSEIRAHLRPFYSEMGRPSIDPELMIRMLLIGYCFGIRSERRLCEEVHLNLAYRWFCRLGLEGDVPDHSTFSKNRHGRFRESDLLRELFETTVRRCIEEGLVGGEGFAVDASLIKADANKQRSADASELVDWHDLARTRRSVREYLDTLDEAAWGAASEAKPKFVSRADPAAQWTGALKGHAFFAYATNYLIDLDHAVIVDVEASRAIRQAEVGSARTMLDRTQERFGLWPARLAADSAYGSAENLAWLVHKRGIEPHIPVFDKSQRSDGTFSRSDFAYDHARDRYTCPGGKELRPRQKAYRTERPLVDDEGMMRYRASKFDCDACSLKPQCSPNMPARKILRSIHEGARDMARDIAETDAYVTSRRERKKVEMLFAHLKRILRLDRLRLRGPNGARDEFHLAAAAQNLRKLAKLKPNGPQVRPA from the coding sequence ATGATGGGTGAACGGCGGGTGGCGCAGGAGGCGCTGTTCTACGAGTTCAGTCTTGAGCGTCACGTGCCGGACGATCATTGGGTGCGGTCGATAGACCGGTTCGTCGATCTTTCCGAGATCCGCGCACATCTGCGGCCGTTCTACAGCGAGATGGGTCGGCCCTCGATCGATCCGGAGCTGATGATCCGGATGCTGCTCATCGGCTATTGCTTCGGCATCCGTTCCGAGCGGCGCCTGTGCGAGGAGGTGCACCTGAACCTCGCCTATCGCTGGTTCTGCCGGCTCGGGCTTGAGGGCGACGTTCCCGATCACTCGACCTTCTCGAAGAACCGGCATGGCCGCTTCCGCGAGAGCGATCTTCTGCGTGAGCTGTTCGAGACGACCGTCCGGCGTTGCATCGAAGAAGGGCTCGTGGGCGGAGAAGGCTTCGCGGTCGATGCCAGCCTGATCAAGGCCGATGCGAACAAGCAACGTTCCGCGGACGCCTCAGAGCTGGTCGACTGGCACGATCTCGCCCGGACGCGTCGCTCGGTGCGCGAATATCTCGATACGCTCGATGAGGCCGCCTGGGGCGCGGCGAGCGAGGCGAAGCCGAAGTTCGTGTCGCGCGCCGATCCGGCCGCGCAATGGACCGGCGCTTTGAAGGGGCATGCCTTCTTCGCCTACGCCACCAACTACCTGATCGACCTCGACCACGCCGTCATCGTCGATGTCGAGGCCAGCCGCGCCATCCGGCAGGCCGAAGTCGGCTCGGCCCGGACCATGCTCGACCGAACGCAGGAGCGTTTTGGCCTCTGGCCGGCCAGGCTAGCCGCCGACAGCGCCTATGGCTCGGCCGAGAACCTCGCCTGGCTGGTGCATAAGCGCGGGATCGAGCCGCATATCCCGGTCTTCGACAAATCCCAGCGCAGCGACGGCACCTTCAGCCGCTCCGACTTCGCCTATGACCACGCGCGCGATCGCTACACCTGCCCGGGCGGGAAGGAGTTGAGGCCGCGCCAGAAGGCCTATCGAACCGAGCGGCCGCTCGTCGATGACGAGGGCATGATGCGTTACCGCGCCAGCAAGTTCGACTGCGACGCCTGCTCGCTGAAGCCGCAGTGCTCACCCAACATGCCCGCTCGCAAGATCCTGCGCTCGATCCATGAGGGCGCCCGCGACATGGCCAGGGACATCGCCGAGACCGACGCCTATGTCACCTCGCGGCGCGAACGGAAAAAGGTCGAGATGCTGTTTGCTCACCTCAAGCGCATCTTGCGGCTCGACCGGTTGCGACTGCGCGGACCGAATGGCGCCAGAGACGAGTTCCACCTCGCCGCAGCAGCCCAGAACCTCAGGAAGCTCGCCAAACTCAAGCCAAACGGGCCGCAGGTCAGGCCTGCCTGA
- a CDS encoding helix-turn-helix transcriptional regulator: protein MSFALQATGSARPHPSWGIEHHGLDALDCGAKAFLVIDADLQIRFGNSAGVALAREGLGSAKRFVSTDRNFAARLQTWLRRCCKGTTGDAARLPLAMMDGRQVAVDAVHLGGLGLDLFVLTVDDPYRAIARNLSEIGRAFCLTAAEARMLALVVEGLDTILAAKRMGIATTTARTHLQRIFSKTGTARQSQLVSFVATYVPYGA from the coding sequence ATGTCGTTCGCATTGCAGGCTACCGGCTCCGCGCGGCCCCATCCCTCCTGGGGCATCGAGCATCACGGGCTTGATGCGCTGGATTGCGGCGCCAAAGCTTTCCTGGTCATCGACGCCGATCTGCAAATCCGTTTCGGCAACAGCGCCGGCGTGGCGCTTGCTCGGGAGGGCCTTGGATCGGCGAAGCGCTTTGTCTCGACCGACCGGAATTTTGCCGCCCGACTGCAGACCTGGCTCAGGCGCTGCTGCAAGGGCACGACCGGCGACGCCGCACGGCTGCCGCTGGCGATGATGGACGGGCGGCAGGTCGCGGTCGACGCCGTGCATCTGGGCGGCCTCGGCCTGGATCTTTTCGTCCTCACCGTGGACGATCCCTATCGGGCTATCGCTCGCAATCTCTCCGAGATCGGTCGGGCATTCTGCCTGACCGCTGCCGAGGCGCGCATGCTGGCGCTCGTGGTGGAGGGCCTCGACACGATCCTGGCGGCCAAACGCATGGGCATCGCGACGACGACGGCACGAACCCATCTTCAAAGGATTTTTTCGAAAACCGGCACGGCCCGGCAGAGCCAGCTCGTCAGCTTCGTCGCGACTTATGTTCCGTACGGCGCCTGA